The Vicia villosa cultivar HV-30 ecotype Madison, WI unplaced genomic scaffold, Vvil1.0 ctg.001503F_1_1, whole genome shotgun sequence genomic interval ATAGTTCGCTACAGCCTGCGCACATTGAGTTAGCATGGTCCACAAATCCACAGCTGGGGCATTGTTATTTCTAGATACTTTCTTTGAACGTGAACTAGTAGCCGTTGCCTTTCCTACTGAATCAACATTTTGTGATGCTTGATGGTTTTGAGTACTTCCTGTCTGACAAAGAAGTACCTCATCTAATATCTCTGGTGGCTCTAATTCATCAGAGAAGATAGCTGAAACCTTGCTACCTCTTCCCTCTTCTTCATTACAagtatcatcattatcatcagtATTTTTATAACTTCTCTTTTCTCTTGGTACTAATGAAGCTGAAACCTCGGCAACCACCACTGGTTGAATATCATTCCAACTCCTAGTTCCAGTATGAAAATAATTAGCAGCTTGTGACTCGAAGACAATCGGATCAGGTTCTGTCACATAATAGTAGTTTTGTTCTACTAAAGGGGTTTGTATTGGTAATGAAGAAGACTCAATTTCTCCAACAAGATTGACCCAATCAGATTCATACGTGTTATCAGTGGTGCAGCTGCTGCTATTGCTCTCAAAACTAGCGGCGGGACCAAAATTTCCATCGGGGTCAGTGGTATCATCACATGATGAATTAGGATAGCTCTGGCCAAGAACATCATAGAATGATTTTTCAGCAGCTTGGAGTCTTAAACATTCCTGCAACATGCAGGGTTGGCGCTCTAACTCATCTTCTTCATCCATGAGGATGTCAGTTATGTATCTCAGGAAGTTATTAGAATATCTTGACCCTTCTGAGGATTCTTCATTTGAGCTTGTGAAagatgaaggtgaagatgttgaacTTTCCAACTCAGAACCATCTGTTACTTGGTTTACTGTGTTAGGAACACAAAAATCTGGCAAAAAGGTGTTTGAAGAAAGCATTTTGAAGCAAGACTATTACCAAAACTGAACCAAAAAAATTGAGACTTTTATAatggatattttggaagattgttTCTGAGAAACCAAGAATATATTTATCTGACTAGGAAAACTTGGATGAATCAACTAAACCAAAGACAAAACAGGAAAAGCAAGATTCAGAAAACTAAATAGCTGATCCTGTTTAGGATAATACCATAATCATATCTAGAATAGATAGAAGAAGAatcaattaaagtaaaaatattatAGACTCTAGTGAATATATCTGGGAACAAACCTAGGAGAAGTTGCTATCTAACAACTGAATAGGAACTAGCATTGTTGGATGATTTGGGGTCAACCCTTTGTtatatagaattcataaatgaTTCTTTCTCTATACTGAGGAAGCTTCTAGGAAGGAGGAACATAGTCACCAACTCTtctttttgtattattttatgaTAAAGTAATAATAATACAGATTACAGAATGGGTATTGTTTTAAGTATGCATGTACATGACTAGCTGTTACTGTCACACACACGAGAGTGTAGAGTCTTTGATTTTTCTGTATTCTATATAAATAGTCAAAGTTGTACACGTGTCAGATGCAGGTGAATCCTTGTTCCCCAAGTCATTTGTCACAGCCTATTACTAAATCATATACCATGTGCAGTACTAACTACAACTTTGAATTCAATGTGAATGCATTTGAATATGGTTGATGTTTTCTTGGGTCCATTCCATGATGGAGTAGTTAGATTTGTCATCTAATTTATATGCATCTTTTTAACACTTGATGCCAACAACATATCTATCATAGACAACATAAATAGAAATTTCAATGGAAACTTTTTGGACTTTTCTATTCAGAATAGTGTTATGACTTTGTTCATTGTTGGTTTGGATTGACTATCAGTCTATCATGTTAGAAACTTCAACTAATCATGTCccttttatgattttttgttcATTGTATGATTTGTCCAGATACATGCTACAAATAAAGTTATTTGTTGGGGCttgctctttttgttttgattctcCTTTTTTATGCTAATAAAAGTAGTTTTCCATCTTTACTAGTCCTCCCATGTAACAGTCATTTGAACAAAGACAGTTGACAAAAATGTCTATTAAACCGGGGGCCGACGGAAGTTAAGGTCAGGGTGTGCACAAGTATACTAAAAGTGAACTTAGATCTTTGTTGCATCAATTGTGCAAGTTCGCGAAGAGGCTAGTGGCTCGATTGATGAAAATGGCACTTAGTTTTCCTTGACGCATTCAGTTCTTTTGTTGAGAAAGAAACCAGCAAATGCTCAAAAGAAGGAGGAATTTAGCGAGGCTTCCCCATATTTTGCCACATGTGAGTCCGGTTCTCTAAGGCCGCTTAGATTTTTAGTCACTGATATATTGGTTTTATTCGTCGGACCGTACTTCAACTTCGACTTAAATCATCTTCCAGCAGCTGATTGAAACCAATTCAAAAAACGGGAAATTTTTCAAAGGAAAGGGGAAGAGCCCGACAAAGTAATGATGGATTTGAGAATTAGATCTCGCTGTTATTAAACTTGCTGTATTTGAATTTTATTGAAGGCCTTTTGAGATTGTTCCTACTACtgatatattattattaacttgAAAATAACTGATCATTAACAACGAGAAAAAGGGTACAAAGCAGTTTTATATAGTTCACATTATTAGCGCTGACTTATTTCTGCATAGCAAAACATGGTACCTCAATGAAGGCATGCTTATCTAACATATAAGGAGAATATTGTTCTTTAGTTCTGTTTTGCCTTTAATGTGTTGTTACTGTCGCCATTTCTTAGTTTCTGTTGTCATTCTGGTATTCTTTTCCTTTTATTACTATTGTCGCTTTTGATGATTAGTAGTAGATTATTGTTTCATAAAAAGCAGATTCTCTTGCTATATCATCTAGGTAGTAATTGAACATCAATATCTGAAATAAAAACTCAAATAGAAAAGGAGAAGTTCATTACATGTTTTTCAAGATATGATACTACAAGATACATTTTGGACATTAGGTTAAGCAGGAACCCAAGCAGAAAAAGCATTCAAAATACGGCCTTTCCATCCCTGCAAAACCCACTTACCATCCTCATCAACTACAAAATCTTTATGGTATTCCCTCTTCAATACTGCTTTCGTTTCATTCACCAACTTAGAATCCAACCTGATTTGCTTGAACCCTGCTCTCTTGTTCCTGATCTGCCATTGCTTGTAGGTCTCAGGCCTTTCAACTCGCTCTGCACCCTCACAAGCTATTACATTTATAGCATCCTTTCCAAACAGCCCTTTCTCAAGCATGAACCTTTGCGTGTCTTCACGAGGCACATTAGCCTCGAACATATCGAACAACGATGAGAAGTGGTAGAGTGCTTCTCGAAACCGAGTCAGAAAAAACGGTGCACTATAACTTCCATTTACAACTCCATGGAAGAAGATTTTTGGATTAATCTTCCTGACCAACTTCAACACAGCTTCTCTTGGACAATTCACTGCCACAgtttcatcaggcaaatttttcaGTCTGTACAAACAGCTAACAAAAGTTATTTCATTCCTGTCTATCTTTAGATCCTCGAGCCGGATAGTTTCCCATTTCTGTGCAATGCAGTTGTATTCAAATGGAACATTGAACTTCTTGCAGTATTTTTCTAAACGCCGTCCGGTTTCCTCCACCCATTCTGCAGGTCTAAATCCTGGCTGAGGAATCTCAATTCCTGTAATTCGAAGCTTTGCACCAGGCCTTGTTGAAAGTTTTTTGATGAGGCAGGGCCATTGGAAACCATAGCAAATTCCAAAATCGATAATATGAACGCTGCTCTCGTTCTTCACTATACTGAAAATTGTTTCGGTTAACAACACATTTGTCATTCTTTGCAAAGGAGACGCAGTAAAGAAGAGTTTGTAAGCTTTCAACATATCTCCAGCTGTTGCCACTTCAACAGGCACATACGACGGCGTCTCGGCAGCCAATCTGATCTCAAGACCTTGAGCAAAGTAATAAGCTAAACGCTGGAGTCCATCTCCATAAGGTGAAGAGTGTAGCCTAATCTGCTTGAGTAGCTCATTTGTATTCCTTTGATCGTAGCTCGCCACTGCCTGCGCACATTGAGTTAGCATGGTCCACAAATCCACAGCCGCCTCATTATTAGTAGATCCTTTCTTCAAACGCGAACGTCTCACTGTCGCCTTTCCTCCCGAGTCAACATTCTGTGGTGCTTGTTGCTGTTGATGCCTTCCTGTTTGATAACATAGTACCTCATCTAAAATCTCTGGTGGCTCTAATTCATCAGAGAAGTTAGCTGAAAGCTTGCTAACCCTTCCCTCTTGTTCattattacaattatcatcatcacCATCCATCCTATGACTTCTCTTTTCTCTTGTTACTAACGAAGCCGAAGCCGAAACTTCCTCAACCGCAATCACGGGCTGAATGTCATTCCAACTCCAAGTTCCATCTTGAAAACGGCTTGCAGTTTGTGACTCAAGGCTAACTGGATCTGGTTCTATCAAATCATAGTAGTTTTGTTCTACTAAAGGGGTTTGCAGTTGTAACGAAGAAGAGTCGATTTCTCCAACAAGGTTAATCCAATCGGATTCATTCGAGTTATCAGTGGTGCAGCTGCCACCGCTATTGCTCTCAAAACTAACAGTGCGACCGAAATTTCCATCTTGGTCAATGCTTGTGCTATCATTTGATGAAGGATGGTTGTTGTGATCAAGAACATCATAGAATGATTTTTCAGCAGCTTGGAGTCTTAAACATTCCTGCAACATGCAGGGTCtgttctccaactcatcttcttCATCCATGAGTATGTCGCTTATGTATCTGAGGATGTGATTGGAGTATCTTGTCACGTCTAAGGAACCTCCTCCTCCATTTGAGGTTGTGTCAGAagaaggtgaagatgatgatgaatcttCCAACTCAAAACCATTTGTTTCTGAGTTTACTGTGTTAGGAACACAGAAATCTTGCACAAAGGTGTTTGGAGAAAGCATATTGAAACAAAGGTAATACTCAAAACTGAACCAAAAAATTCAGACTTTTATAGTATAGATGTTTTTGAAGATTGTTTGTTCTTTATAACAAGaacaagaagaaagaagaagaaaacaaaaaaaagaaacaggAAATGATAGTTTTGGAGAAATCTAGGAAAAGATGCTATCTGACAAGTGAAGTTGAAGTAGCATTGTTGGATGATTTATGGTCATACAATTTGTTATATAGAATTCACAAATGATTCTTTCTTTGCACAATAGGAAGCTGCTGGGAAGGAGGATCATAGCCGCCAAACCCTCCTTTTACATTAATTTAGATGAAAATATATAAGATAAGATATTATGCAGTAGGCCAGTAGTCAAATGTGTGCACGTGTCAGAGGCAGGTGAAGCCTTGTTCCCCAAGTAATTGGTCATAACCTATTACTATATTCATATATCATGTGGAGTATACTAAACTAACTTTAGTTTTGAATTCAATGTGCATGTGATGGATGTTTTGTTGGGTCCCATGATTCCAGTCCATGATAGAGTAGTAATACTTGTCATGTAATATAGTTAAAGAGAAATTTGAATGGGAGAAAGTTTTGTATTAGAATAGTGGTGTTTATGACTTCATTTGTGTTGGTTTGACTACCATGTTTGAAATGTGAAACAATAATGTTCCTTTTATGGATTGATTCATTGTATGATAGTAAAGTTTTATGTCGGGGATtgatctttttgttttgattatataCTTTTTTATGGCAATAACAATGATTTCTCATCTTGACTAGTTTTCCCATGTAACTGTCATTTGAATGGAAGATAAAGCTTTGAAAAATGTGTCTATTAAACTAGGAGCAGACAAAAAAGGACATTTGAAAATTCACTCACATATTGATGACAAAAAAGGATATTTGAAAATTAGGAGATGAAAATTTACTTTTAGTGAGACTAGAAGGAGATTAGTTGTATATATCAACTTGTGTTCATTTAAAGGAGATTAGTTTATATTATTAGCTAACTAACTCTAGAGAGTGCAAGCTAGGAGCAACTTGTATAATTACTTTAATATTTGaataaccattttttttaaaaaaatttcagaaataaccaagatttcaaaaaaattacacaaatgtcattttttttttaaaaaacacacgttgtcgccagggggggtggcgacaacactgggCCTGCAATGcagtcgccagtgggcctggcgcccaTGTGTTgattttaggtgttgtcgccaccccccctggcgacaacaccccccctttattttttttttcttttttttttgtaatttttttttctttaacattaatttcacttaaattttttcagtattttttttttaataactacaattttgtaataattttttgtagtaattttcaatatttttcaatctTAGTTTCATTATTTCcacctaatttttttaattatttcctcttaattttattCATTGTTTCCTCATAATTATTtctttcaatattaatgtaatttttttcattatttcctcttaattttttttcaatattaatgtaatttttttcattatttcctcttaatttttttatggTATTATATTTTAGGTAATTTTTTAGTTTCAAAATTAATGTTTTCGGTACTATTTTCTCTTAAATCTTTGTAAATTTTGTTGGTTCCAAATATGTTCTCCATGGTAATATTTGGTAATTTCTTTCAATATGTACcatgaacttttttttatttagtaattttttttttgtgttgtaacccataaaatttaaaaaaaaaaaagttcatttcattgaaaaagtaaattacaTACATCAAGGAAACTAATAACTATGTTGTGgaactagatccacgattgggacatttggtcctattatgtcctacctcacgacatatactacacttcctctgcattttttcagttacgtccatctcggttctaatacgcctgctgtttggtcgaccgcttttattccgacgcattaaatcgttatgccaaactgtttccccctcgtacacaggccaatatgcttccattgctaccaccgggaagtaattgtcgtatacgttgagcaacgttgaaaccttgtaaatttctgataccaaagataatgcatcaaagtgagtatgtgaacatgctgcaaggacatgggagcaaggcatgcgaaatgcttgaaattggccacagtcgcaccaacgatctgggatattgacgcgatactgttgtcgtggaagtccctgattgtggtcaattgtttcctttacactgaaggtgtggccatgacggtcgaactcggtcaccCGATGAGTGTTACCCTTGCCTCTTACACAGGGGTCATGCATGCAATGAATgaggcaataattctgcacaagatagtaactttgacatgactaatgcatgccacaagagattctcgtccccacctcttacacaggGGTCATGCATGCAATGAATgaggcaataattctgcacaagatagtaactttgacatgactaatgcatgccacaaaagatagggctgcatgcatgaagatagggggaatcgttgcaggaatctatcaggaatcgtttcaggaatcattacaggcgcatgctagtgtacaggaactcgtttcggacgcatgcgaaggacagaaaacagatggggaccatgtggggccctGAATTTTATTCTAcaaaattattgtttatgtttttcccttgtaaatgaaaccctaattgtccctctataaattagggtttcttgtgtgcatCAGTACAGACAcgaaaaaatgagatctcgaataaggccagatggCACGCACCGGACTACTGATCCTCCGCCACCTGTAAGGCGTTTGGACTATCAACCTCCCATTGTCCGAAGGAACGGTTACGTtattttctctgccgtcaaacctcccatgcaggtaatGTTTTGGAACATTCATTCCATGGATCAGCTTAAGAGAACTCTTCTCAGGTTTTTGGAGGGAGAGTGgagtccaggcgaacaaatcagatctatcaagagacttagaacaaggggaggtgtttttcttgaaagacagcgttggtgggagacaatggaggacgacattcaatgcactcgaatgatggaggacagagaagacattgtcctaaccgttgtaatatcctagacGTTACAGTTTCTTTATTATTTCAGCTACTTCTGTACCGTCCAATTAAATGCTCTgagcatatattaatgaaatgtttttttaagattacaaagtttccaattagtatttaagttattaaaaattagtatttaagttattaaaaatTAGCAAAATAAAGGTGTTTCACCGATTAtaaataaaggtgtgtgtgtgtgtggagttgaagtaccaactctttcttcattcttactgcaaacactgaaaatgaactcagtttgggctgtcgttttttttgaggaaggtagtcacatgcgtgtctgccttaacccccattggaatttccagagaattgttagagccatcaacaccgggtttcgtcaactagatggtccgaccagaaaagttaaacagatagattaccgttgtccatacattacgttgacggataataatccagaaggcacctacatgtattattgggaccgcgtgaaagacgatgtggacgtggatctaatgttttggacacatagtggagaggttaaccgaggcgttgaagatccacttgttcttgcagtgatactcgagtagtttagattaagtgttgttgtgtttgttgcaatGATCGAGCGTGTACTACAAGTTGTTATGTGTTATTTTCTTAGATGTTTTTAGTTTCTGTGCTGGTTATTGTCAATGTacctttttaattaatgaatgaattaatgttttccataacatatatatatctgcgctattttaatataaaagtctCAAAAGCTATTATAGTTGTATGTTTTAAATGAATTCACACTAATGATAATGCATGTCACAAATTATGATATGGAATTAAAATCTATTATAACATAACATTTTCAAAATGTAACATAAATATGAAGAGACCAGACTAATGCACGCCATAAGAGAACCTCGTCCCCACCTATTACAcaaggctaatgcatgcaagaaatgaaccaataattctgcacaagtcACTGTATATGACGTGACAAGactctgcagggaatctcgtccccaccaccgaCATGAAGTGACAAGACTCTGCAGGGAATCTggtccccaccacagacttgacgggacaaggctctgcagggaatctcgtccccaccacagacataaAGTGACAAGactctgcagggaatctcgtccccaccaccgaCATGAAGTGACAAGactctgcagggaatctcgtaataacctatacattttggctataaatatgttcccaaacttgttcattttcttcatcacctcttatactatcatcagagcaacttagcatcagagcaactttgtgtttcatcatcaacaaacatgtctctcctaactatgGGTCAAGAGCACCGAGGCACCATTGCAAACATTGCGACCTATGTAAGTTTTagtaaacacttaattttttttacttaaatttactaatttcaaatacttatgggaggtgttttttttataggatgtcacgagatttaggacccgtgctggtaagatgattgctcctgaccctttgattgtggactacgttaaacgtgcgggatttggtgaggtaatgaacttaacacatacctcagttgatatgaagtttatattagcattgtgtgagcgttggaggcctgagactcatacttttcaccttccaatgggtgaatgtaccgtcactctagaggacgtgtacatgttgttgggtctcagaacaaatggaaaggcagtgtatggaaatgtccaacaaccaaacgccctatgcgtcgaattgttgggtgtggatttaatagagggtgaggggcaacaaaggggtaggggccaaggtataaagcttgctGGCCTTCAGGAAGCTTATGTTGGGATTCAATTGGATCAGTTTTCTGACGAAGAAACTATACTGCGGAAAACTAggatgtatattatgttgttgtttggtaggtttctatttcccgaaggcacgggaaatagtgttaattttatgtacttgtgtttacttggggacattgatgcaataaagacatatagctggggttcggctgtgttggcatacctatatagttccttatgcaaatgtgcaaaaaaggatgtttgtacatttagtggatgtgcattcttgctacaaacatgggcatggtggaggatgccgatattggcccctgcaaatccaaacagttacgccttcccttacgcttcaaggtaacgtttggatcttattttaattattgctttTTATTCCATCATcattgtaactatattgatttatatcttttaatgtgtttaggttcaatgcactcggaatggattggtccaaaacgcctgattccaaaatcattttctaccgccagctattagatcgactaggaccccaagaagtaatacctctaaaaatgtccattttctaaatatatttttaaaaataactatcttctatattctgaaattaatattatttgctttgcagtttatttggcgtccttacttggaattggaccacgtacccgaccttgacgaggcggctatttggacagcaaaatcacccatcatacggttcaccactgtggagatgcacccgagtgaccgtgtgaagctccaattcggcatgcatcaaggtatccctgacccacctgagcctgactgtttgggacgttggcatcttgcgaaggttagcgaacagtggtacgtacaaaattacaagtcctttgccatagagcagcgtaaaatatgggctcgtcgatcaaaaacggttctagaatttcctgtggcgccgggaGAAATGAAGCCAACTGTCGAGTATGTAAACTGGTACAGGACCGTCACAAATCCAgaaatgattgtgtctgcccctttctatttagctgacccgcgagcacaacctccatattttggaggacaacaacaaccaccaccaaattaccaccaacaacaacaacacccaccgccaccaaattaccaacaacaacaacaaccaccaccaaattaccaacaacaacattacccacaacaacaccaacaacaacaacaacaacaaagttaccaccaacaaccaatgcaaccacaaacacctttttaccaacaacattccCAACAACTCCACCCGTTTTTTTcatcccaaactcaaccacaaaatcaagaattccatgcaGGGAGCTCTTCTAGATCACATTTTCAGGAATTCCATGCGGGgggctcttcaagatcaccaccaatgacccccgacatgggcatagaagaagaatacccgcaatacaccacattcgaccaacacacatcacagtaccccagccaacaatttgacttcaacacaccgccacaaccattgtattttaaccaaaccggatccaccaccgacttccaaaacttccaggctgcacccactaggagaaattttaacccgcctagacacagcttcgacagcgccgcgggcacccgcctatcatatggagggaattctataggtcaagatgttgaagacccaggtttcattcagggaccgtcgactatggcacaagacgtaccaaatagaggggggcgtcgtcGCGGGAATAGGGGGGCATTACCAACTCGTGACCCATCTACACGACCCATTCGACAACCTCAGtgtggatcgtaccatggtccacgtggcgcgcaataagatttttatttgtatcttgaatgtattttgtaatgtttttaattataatgtatttgtatcgttaatgttttttgaaatgtctttaattttaatgtatttctatcgtcaatgtatcgttattgtatcttaatatataattattttaacgaatgtccaacttatattttaatgtatttaatattttttaaaataatattattttttttcaatattatataatcttaaaatttattttataatataaatataacattgttttactaaccaacttcacaactatattaaccacaaaaatataagttattgattaattattttacttataattcattaacTACTTCCACTACTTCATtgaccaataaaatatatattattaaccatgttcagaaactaaattataaataagttaattaacatttatattccaaaaataattttaacaagatagataaaaaaaacaatataaaaaatttattgaaaaattgttgttaaaaaaaaaactaaaaaaaaaaactaacaaaaattattaaaacattgtagttattaaaaaaaaatactgaaaaaaATTAGGAGGAcaatatgttaaagaaaaaaaaattacaaaaaaaaaaagaaaaaaaaaataaagggggggtgttgtcgccagggggggtggcgacaacacctaaaatcAACACAtgggcgccaggcccactggcgactgCATTGCAGGcccagtgttgtcgccaccccccctggcgacaacgtgtgttttttaaaaaaaaaatgacatttgtgtaatttttttgaaatcttggttatttctgaaattttttttaaaaaaatggttattcaaaaaaaaaattcttaatatTTCAGGTTTTTTCTAAGAATAAAACTATATCAAGGTTGATTTTCAATTACTACTATTTaccaaaatttgtttttttttataaaaaaaatatggagATACGTAGACACCACTCTTGCAACCACTTTAAAAAAGTTGTAGTAAATTGAATCATAGAGGTTTTAATTAGATATAAAGTGATTATTACAATTATTAGTAGGCATAACAAAATTCGTATCTAAGACCAGTGGTATCCGTTTGAACTTACTCtaagtttgataga includes:
- the LOC131635538 gene encoding scarecrow-like protein 11, yielding MLSPNTFVQDFCVPNTVNSETNGFELEDSSSSSPSSDTTSNGGGGSLDVTRYSNHILRYISDILMDEEDELENRPCMLQECLRLQAAEKSFYDVLDHNNHPSSNDSTSIDQDGNFGRTVSFESNSGGSCTTDNSNESDWINLVGEIDSSSLQLQTPLVEQNYYDLIEPDPVSLESQTASRFQDGTWSWNDIQPVIAVEEVSASASLVTREKRSHRMDGDDDNCNNEQEGRVSKLSANFSDELEPPEILDEVLCYQTGRHQQQQAPQNVDSGGKATVRRSRLKKGSTNNEAAVDLWTMLTQCAQAVASYDQRNTNELLKQIRLHSSPYGDGLQRLAYYFAQGLEIRLAAETPSYVPVEVATAGDMLKAYKLFFTASPLQRMTNVLLTETIFSIVKNESSVHIIDFGICYGFQWPCLIKKLSTRPGAKLRITGIEIPQPGFRPAEWVEETGRRLEKYCKKFNVPFEYNCIAQKWETIRLEDLKIDRNEITFVSCLYRLKNLPDETVAVNCPREAVLKLVRKINPKIFFHGVVNGSYSAPFFLTRFREALYHFSSLFDMFEANVPREDTQRFMLEKGLFGKDAINVIACEGAERVERPETYKQWQIRNKRAGFKQIRLDSKLVNETKAVLKREYHKDFVVDEDGKWVLQGWKGRILNAFSAWVPA